In Delphinus delphis chromosome 18, mDelDel1.2, whole genome shotgun sequence, the following proteins share a genomic window:
- the LOC132413603 gene encoding centrosomal protein of 78 kDa-like, whose translation MAGIDQSDFHLLGHPQMNSTVSSPRKEEKKALEEEKSESKLGAPGQMQNIQVSICMQSAYNEGTLMKFQKITGDARIPLPLDSFRVPVSTQEALETSKDNLGVPVTEQQQESLKISLLEHVLLQQTSFLELEVKEKKRNYLEIAGLLQRK comes from the exons ATGGCTGGTATAGATCAGTCAGATTTTCATTTACTAGGTCATCCCCAGATGAATTCTACTGTTAGTAGTCCacgtaaagaagaaaagaaggcacttgaagaagaaaaatcagaatcaaaACTGGGTGCCCCAGGACAAATGCAAAACATCCAA GTTTCTATTTGTATGCAGTCAGCTTACAATGAAGGAACACTAATGAAG TTTCAGAAAATTACAGGTGATGCTAGGATTCCTTTGCCTCTTGACTCCTTCCGTGTCCCAGTGTCTACTCAGGAGGCCTTAGAAACTTCCAAAGACAACCTGGGGGTCCCAGTCacagagcagcagcaggagtCTTTGAAGATTTCATTGTTAGAACATGTTCTCCTTCAGCAGACATCATTTCTGGAACTGGAagtcaaagaaaagaagaggaattatCTAGAAATAGCaggtcttcttcagagaaaatga